The Marivivens sp. LCG002 genome contains a region encoding:
- the dapA gene encoding 4-hydroxy-tetrahydrodipicolinate synthase, whose translation MIKGSLPALVTPFKNGQVDLDTLKKLVEWHIEQGSHGLVPVGTTGESPTLSHEEHDLVVETVVKVAAGRISVVAGAGSNNTIETVRLVEAAKAAGADAALVVTPYYNKPTQAGLIAHYTAAAKCGLPIVIYNIPGRSVVDMTPATMGELAKLPEIIAVKDATGDLSRVPKTRITCGTDFIQLSGEDATALGFNAHGGVGCISVTANIAPRLCSEFQEATLAGDYAKALDYLDRLMPLHEAVFLEPGVCGAKYGMSLLGLCSDEVRSPLTPLSDATKERIRAAMVHAGLLN comes from the coding sequence ATGATCAAAGGGTCTCTCCCTGCTCTGGTTACGCCGTTCAAGAACGGCCAAGTGGATCTGGACACACTCAAAAAACTTGTCGAGTGGCACATCGAGCAAGGCAGCCACGGTCTCGTTCCGGTCGGCACCACGGGTGAAAGCCCGACGCTCAGCCACGAAGAGCATGATCTGGTCGTCGAAACGGTGGTCAAGGTTGCTGCGGGCCGCATTTCCGTGGTGGCAGGTGCCGGCTCGAACAACACCATCGAAACCGTGCGTCTTGTCGAAGCCGCAAAAGCTGCGGGCGCCGATGCTGCGCTTGTTGTGACGCCCTATTACAACAAGCCGACCCAAGCGGGTCTGATCGCGCATTACACCGCTGCGGCCAAGTGCGGCCTGCCGATCGTGATCTACAACATTCCCGGTCGTTCGGTCGTCGATATGACCCCCGCTACAATGGGCGAGCTTGCGAAACTCCCCGAGATCATCGCGGTCAAGGACGCTACGGGCGATCTGTCGCGCGTGCCCAAAACCCGCATCACTTGCGGCACGGATTTCATCCAGCTTTCGGGCGAAGATGCCACTGCGCTCGGCTTCAACGCGCATGGCGGCGTCGGTTGCATTTCGGTAACGGCCAACATCGCGCCGCGCCTTTGCTCGGAATTCCAAGAGGCGACGCTTGCTGGCGACTATGCCAAAGCGCTTGACTATCTCGACCGCCTAATGCCGCTCCACGAGGCCGTGTTCCTTGAGCCGGGTGTGTGCGGCGCAAAATACGGCATGTCGCTGCTCGGCCTTTGCAGCGACGAGGTCCGCTCGCCGCTGACCCCCCTCAGCGACGCCACCAAAGAGCGCATCCGCGCAGCAATGGTTCACGCCGGCCTTTTGAACTGA
- a CDS encoding lytic transglycosylase domain-containing protein, with amino-acid sequence MFRTGTLALAFVVSSYSTAVGQVSDQIQSLRDAVAIGRDGDWDQAEASVAQADSLTRDLLTWTRLREGEGDFSEYRDFLASHPDWPGLDRLHSSGEASLAEVTDPQAILAYFETEKPDTGEGVLAYARALKALGRQTDLSVYLSEAWLSVGTTDEEFASLIAEFGALLAPYHLDRAKALLWRWKTDDAERLLPLLPEDDGKLIAARIGFIRKSGDAQQRYEAVPSGLRSDAGLQYDRYNWLSDQGERTEAIAILKAYSSSAEKLEQPFRWSGWRRSLARWKMREGEYQEAYELAARHFMSPEDGFNYVDLEWIAGFVALRFLDKPEVALSHFQAGLNAVESPISLAQSGYWLGRTYDVLGDAASARVAYEAAAKHQTAYYGLLAAERLGQSLDPKLLGTEAFPDWQRAPFLQTETSRAALTLLAAGERSSAVLFVMKLAQTLEREEIGQLGAMLRDMNEPFFQVLVAKTAVTRGIIIHDSYFPLHDLAKMDIPVDHELALAIARRESEFNEVVGSPVGALGLMQVMPATAEEVAGDLGLAFSKSRLTSDWRYNAQIGTRYLEMLQEEFGPSPVMIAAGYNAGPSRPKTWMDERGDPRLGEVDVIDWVEMIPFRETRNYVQRVTEAIPIYEARLTGEAGPIRFTELLRGIKPLVRPKSRSDGSIETVQVPATSPSLEAGDAVATSLRPRARGR; translated from the coding sequence ATGTTTCGAACAGGCACCTTGGCGCTGGCATTCGTGGTGAGCAGCTATTCCACTGCTGTCGGGCAGGTTTCGGACCAAATTCAGTCACTTAGAGACGCGGTTGCGATTGGCCGCGATGGAGATTGGGACCAAGCCGAGGCAAGCGTCGCGCAAGCGGATTCGCTTACGCGGGATCTTCTGACCTGGACCCGACTTCGCGAGGGGGAAGGGGACTTTTCCGAGTATCGTGACTTTCTTGCCAGTCATCCAGATTGGCCCGGTTTGGACCGACTTCATTCCTCGGGCGAGGCAAGCCTTGCCGAGGTGACCGATCCGCAGGCGATCCTTGCTTATTTCGAAACAGAAAAACCCGATACAGGAGAAGGGGTTCTGGCCTATGCTCGGGCGTTGAAGGCGCTCGGTCGCCAAACCGATCTTTCGGTGTATCTGTCCGAAGCTTGGCTGAGTGTCGGAACCACAGACGAAGAGTTCGCGAGCCTCATTGCCGAGTTCGGCGCTTTGCTCGCGCCCTATCATCTTGATCGGGCCAAGGCGCTCTTGTGGCGTTGGAAGACCGATGATGCAGAGCGCCTGTTGCCGCTCTTGCCCGAAGACGACGGGAAATTGATTGCGGCGCGCATCGGCTTCATTCGCAAATCCGGTGACGCGCAACAGCGGTATGAAGCGGTGCCGAGCGGCCTCAGGTCTGATGCGGGACTTCAATATGACAGATACAATTGGCTTTCGGATCAAGGGGAAAGAACCGAGGCGATCGCTATCCTGAAGGCCTATTCGAGTAGTGCAGAAAAGCTCGAACAGCCGTTCCGTTGGTCGGGGTGGCGCCGTTCTCTCGCGCGTTGGAAAATGCGGGAGGGCGAATATCAGGAAGCCTATGAGCTCGCGGCAAGGCACTTTATGTCGCCCGAGGACGGATTCAATTATGTCGATCTTGAATGGATCGCAGGGTTCGTCGCGCTTCGGTTTCTGGACAAGCCCGAAGTGGCGCTTTCCCATTTCCAAGCGGGTCTGAATGCGGTCGAAAGTCCGATTTCCTTGGCACAGTCGGGGTATTGGCTCGGGCGGACCTATGATGTCCTTGGAGATGCGGCAAGCGCCCGAGTGGCTTACGAAGCGGCGGCGAAACACCAGACCGCCTATTACGGTCTTTTGGCGGCCGAGCGTTTGGGGCAGTCGCTTGATCCGAAGCTTCTCGGCACCGAGGCATTTCCTGATTGGCAACGCGCCCCTTTCCTCCAGACAGAAACAAGTCGGGCGGCCCTGACCCTTTTGGCCGCAGGCGAGAGGTCCTCGGCGGTGCTTTTCGTGATGAAACTGGCTCAGACGCTAGAACGAGAAGAGATCGGTCAGCTCGGCGCGATGCTGCGCGATATGAACGAGCCGTTTTTTCAGGTGCTTGTCGCCAAGACCGCTGTGACGCGCGGGATCATCATTCATGACAGCTATTTTCCGCTTCATGATCTCGCCAAGATGGACATCCCCGTCGACCACGAACTCGCTCTTGCGATTGCGCGGCGGGAAAGTGAGTTCAACGAAGTCGTGGGAAGCCCTGTAGGCGCGCTTGGCCTGATGCAGGTTATGCCTGCCACCGCGGAAGAAGTGGCAGGGGATCTTGGGCTTGCCTTCTCGAAATCCCGATTGACATCGGATTGGCGGTATAATGCGCAAATCGGCACGCGCTACCTCGAGATGTTGCAAGAGGAATTCGGGCCTTCGCCAGTGATGATCGCAGCGGGTTACAACGCGGGGCCGAGCCGTCCGAAAACTTGGATGGACGAGCGGGGTGATCCGCGTTTGGGCGAAGTTGACGTTATCGACTGGGTCGAGATGATCCCGTTCCGCGAAACCCGCAATTATGTCCAGCGTGTCACCGAGGCTATCCCGATCTACGAGGCGCGCTTGACGGGTGAGGCCGGACCGATCCGCTTTACGGAGCTGTTGCGCGGTATCAAACCGTTGGTCCGCCCCAAATCGAGGTCGGACGG